The Martelella endophytica genome contains the following window.
TTTCATGGTGCAGGTGATCGGCCTTGGTGGCGGCGATCAGCACCTTGTCGATCCGCCGGCGCACCAGCGACGAGAGGAAGGAATTGCGGCCGGGTCGGAAGCAGGCGAGCACCTCGGTCAGCGCCCGCTCGAGGTCGGCGACCGCCTCGGGACCTCTGCTCAGCGCCTGCAGCGTGTCGACCAGCACGATCTGCCGGTCGAGCCGGGCGAAGTGGTTGCGGAAGAAAGGCCTGACGACGACCGATTTGTAGGCCTCGTAGCGTCGTTCCATCTGGGCGGCGAGAGAGCCGCGCTTCGGCTTGTCGGACCCAAGGCCAGGCAAAGGCGCGAAGGTGAGGGCGGGCGAGCCCTCGAGGTCGCCCGGCATCAGGAAACGTCCCGGCGGCAGCGTCGAAAGCGAGTGCTCGTCGGCGCGGCAGGCGGTCAGGTAGGCAGCGAATCGCTCATGCAACGCCTTCATGGTTTTCTCGTCCGCCGGCGCATCGTAGTCGAGCGATCTGGCAAAGGTGAGCCAGTCGTTGGAAAGCTTCGCCCGCGTTCCCGCCATTGCCTGCTCTTCTGTCTCTTTCGAGAAGCTTGCGAAATCCTGTCCGAGCAGCGGCAGGTCGAGTAGCCATTCTCCTGGATAATCAACGATATCGATGGAAATCCTGCCACGGGAAAAGAGGCGGTTCCAGCGGCTGGCACTTTCATATTCGAGCGTCAGCCGAAGCTCCGAAATGGCGCGCGTCGAATCGGGCCAGATACGGTCGTCAACGAGCCGGTCGATATGGGTTTCGTAGTCGAAGCGCGGGATCTGGTCGTCCGGCTGGTCCTCGAGGCGGACCGTCGAAAGTCGACCCGAACGCATCGCTTCGAACATCGGCAGCCGCCCGCGATGCAGCAGGTTGTGAACCAGCGAGGCGATGAACACGGTCTTGCCGGCGCGCGAAAGCCCGGTGACGCCGAGGCGCAAGGTCGGCTGCACAAGATCGGCGGCACGGTCGGTGATGTTGTCGAGCGTCAGTCTGGCATTGTCGCCGAGCGACGTATGGATGGGCGTCAAGTCTGGCTTCCTCGCGCATTTTCAAGGGTGCGGCTCGGGAAGCGGCACCTTGTTGATGCAATATAGGCAAGGCAGGCCGGGTATGAAAGGCAATCAGGGGGCGAGGAATTCGGTCAG
Protein-coding sequences here:
- a CDS encoding YcjX family protein, translating into MTPIHTSLGDNARLTLDNITDRAADLVQPTLRLGVTGLSRAGKTVFIASLVHNLLHRGRLPMFEAMRSGRLSTVRLEDQPDDQIPRFDYETHIDRLVDDRIWPDSTRAISELRLTLEYESASRWNRLFSRGRISIDIVDYPGEWLLDLPLLGQDFASFSKETEEQAMAGTRAKLSNDWLTFARSLDYDAPADEKTMKALHERFAAYLTACRADEHSLSTLPPGRFLMPGDLEGSPALTFAPLPGLGSDKPKRGSLAAQMERRYEAYKSVVVRPFFRNHFARLDRQIVLVDTLQALSRGPEAVADLERALTEVLACFRPGRNSFLSSLVRRRIDKVLIAATKADHLHHESHDRLEKLTRRLVDNAAKTIGASGAGIEVMAIASVRATREATVESGEATLPVIVGTPISGEKIGSEIFDGKRKTAIFPGDLPANPEAFFRLLRKGGAAPKELADVNAVRFRPPEINIDAEDGISLPHIRLDRALQFLLGDRLA